A window of Coregonus clupeaformis isolate EN_2021a chromosome 28, ASM2061545v1, whole genome shotgun sequence contains these coding sequences:
- the LOC121542550 gene encoding SIN3-HDAC complex-associated factor-like yields MFGFHKPKMYRSLDGCCICRAKSSSSRFTDSKRYERDFHSCFGLSEVRFGEICNACVLLVKRWKKLPAGSIKNWNHVVDAKGSGSSWKTTVRSKKMKRRARPSQISRVQKELKRRNSDAHSTTSSASPAHSPSYSNQSDEGSDVELSPGAAHSPVFSFLDLTYWKRQKVCCGIIYKGRFGEVLLDPHLYKPCCQKKRQHEPREEGEEEAQVSRENLMSPAPPNNPPLPQVKDDEEVRGGGTVGI; encoded by the exons ATGTTTGGCTTCCACAAGCCCAAGATGTACCGGAGCCTAGACGGCTGCTGTATCTGCCGGGCCAAGTCCTCGAGCTCCCGCTTCACCGACAGCAAGCGCTACGAGCGGGACTTTCACAGCTGCTTCGG GCTGAGTGAGGTGCGTTTTGGGGAGATCTGTAATGCCTGTGTTCTCCTGGTGAAAAGGTGGAAGAAACTCCCAGCCGGATCCATAAAGAACTGGAATCAT GTTGTTGATGCTAAAGGTTCAGGGTCAAGCTGGAAGACGACAGTGAGGTCCaagaagatgaagaggagagcCAGGCCAAGCCAGATCAGCAGAGTGCAGAAGGAGCTCAAGAGACGCA ACTCTGATGCCCACAGCACAACCTCCAGTGCCTCCCCCGCCCATTCTCCCAGCTACAGCAACCAATCAGACGAGGGCTCGGACGTGGAACTCTCACCAGGTGCCGCCCACTCGCCAGTCTTCTCTTTCCTGGACCTCACCTACTGGAAAAG GCAGAAGGTGTGCTGTGGCATCATCTACAAGGGACGCTTCGGAGAGGTACTCTTAGACCCCCACCTCTACAAGCCCTGCTGCCAAAAGAAACGACAGCACGAGccaagagaggaaggagaggaggaagcacAGGTGAGCAGAGAGAACCTGATGAGCCCCGCGCCACCGAACAACCCCCCGCTCCCCCAGGTCAAAGACGACGAGGAGGTGCGAGGGGGAGGAACAGTGGGAATTTGA